A stretch of the Danio rerio strain Tuebingen ecotype United States chromosome 18, GRCz12tu, whole genome shotgun sequence genome encodes the following:
- the taldo1 gene encoding transaldolase produces the protein MSVSPDKRRKMESALEQIKKFTVVVADTGDFNAIEEYKPQDATTNPSLILAAAKMPAYQPLVDQAIKYGTANGGTEDEQVTNAMDKLFVNFGLEILKKVPGRVSTEVDARLSFDKDAMVSRARRLISLYEDAGISKERILIKLSSTWEGIQAGRELEEIHGIHCNMTLLFSFAQAVACAEARVTLISPFVGRILDWYKENTERKTYEPHEDPGVLSVTKIYNYYKKFDYRTVVMGASFRNIGEVKALAGCDLLTISPALLEELSQDHSAITCTLTPQTARECVLERLQLDEKSFRWLHNEDRMAVEKLSDGIRKFAADAVKLETMIKERMFSAKNGQ, from the exons ATGTCTGTATCACCGGACAAACGGCGGAAGATGGAGTCCGCGCTCGAGCAGATCAAGAAGTTCACGGTGGTCGTCGCGGACACGGGAGACTTTAACG CTATTGAAGAGTACAAGCCTCAGGATGCCACCACCAACCCCTCCCTCATTCTGGCTGCTGCCAAGATGCCTGCTTACCAGCCGCTGGTGGACCAGGCCATCAAATACGGCACCGCTAACGGCGG GACTGAAGATGAGCAGGTTACAAACGCCATGGACAAGCTGTTCGTGAACTTCGGTctggagatcctgaagaaggtcCCTGGGCGGGTGTCCACTGAGGTCGACGCCAG GCTATCATTTGATAAAGATGCGATGGTGTCTCGTGCACGGCGGCTGATCTCGCTGTATGAGGACGCCGGCATCAGTAAAGAGCGGATCCTCATCAAGCTCTCATCCACATGGGAAGGCATTCAGGCTGGACG tgAGCTGGAGGAGATCCATGGCATCCACTGCAACATGACTCTGCTGTTCTCCTTCGCCCAGGCGGTGGCGTGCGCTGAGGCCCGGGTCACTCTCATCTCCCCATTTGTGGGACGAATCCTGGACTGGTATAAGGAGAACACTGAGCGCAAGACCTACGAGCCCCATGAAGACCCAG GTGTTCTGAGTGTGACCAAAATCTACAACTACTATAAGAAGTTTGACTACAGGACGGTGGTGATGGGCGCCTCCTTCAGGAACATTGGGGAAGTGAAGGCGCTGGCGGGCTGCGACCTGCTCACCATCTCACCTGCACTGCTGGAGGAGCTGAGCCAAGACCACAGCGCCATCACCTGTACACTTACACCGCAgacag CGAGGGAGTGTGTGTTGGAGCGGCTGCAGCTGGATGAGAAGAGCTTCCGCTGGCTGCACAATGAGGACCGCATGGCTGTGGAGAAACTCTCTGACGGGATCCGCAAGTTTGCAGCTGATGCAGTCAAGCTGGAGACCATGAttaag GAGAGAATGTTTAGTGCGAAGAATGGCCAGTAG